From Streptomyces yatensis, one genomic window encodes:
- a CDS encoding ABC transporter permease, translated as MTHTATPAAATPPASPAAPPKSRTTERSLARRALARPEIGALVAAIGVYLFFFVAAPTFRQADSFATVLYQASTMGIMALAVSLLMIGGEFDLSAGVAVTSSALTASMLSFQLTANVWVGVIVALLVSLAVGLINGLLLIKTGLPSFLVTLASFLMLQGANLAITKLLTDNVATDSITDMDGFDQAKSLFASEIGVFGVNVKITVLWWLIFAAIATWVLLRTKFGNWIFAAGGSKESARAVGVPVNLTKIALFMTVGFAAWFVGMHLLFEYNTVQAGEGVGNEFYYIIAAVIGGCLLTGGYGSAIGAVLGAFIFGMVNQGIVYANWNPDWFKFFVGVMLLLATLVNLWVRRQAARR; from the coding sequence ATGACCCATACCGCCACCCCGGCGGCCGCCACCCCGCCCGCCTCCCCCGCGGCCCCGCCGAAGAGCCGCACGACCGAGCGCTCGCTGGCCCGGCGGGCGCTGGCCCGGCCCGAGATCGGGGCGCTGGTCGCGGCCATCGGCGTCTATCTCTTCTTCTTCGTCGCCGCCCCCACCTTCCGCCAGGCCGACTCCTTCGCCACCGTCCTCTACCAGGCCTCCACCATGGGGATCATGGCGCTCGCCGTCTCCCTGCTGATGATCGGCGGCGAGTTCGACCTCTCGGCCGGGGTCGCGGTCACCTCCTCGGCGCTGACCGCGAGCATGCTCAGCTTCCAGCTCACCGCCAATGTCTGGGTGGGCGTGATCGTCGCCCTGCTGGTCTCGCTCGCCGTGGGGCTGATCAACGGACTGCTGCTGATCAAGACCGGGCTGCCCAGCTTCCTGGTCACCCTCGCCAGCTTCCTGATGCTGCAGGGCGCCAACCTGGCCATCACCAAGCTGCTGACCGACAACGTCGCCACCGACTCCATCACCGACATGGACGGTTTCGACCAGGCCAAGTCGCTCTTCGCCTCCGAGATCGGCGTCTTCGGCGTCAATGTGAAGATCACCGTGCTGTGGTGGCTGATCTTCGCCGCCATCGCCACCTGGGTGCTGCTGCGCACCAAGTTCGGCAACTGGATCTTCGCGGCCGGTGGTTCGAAGGAGAGCGCGCGGGCCGTGGGCGTACCGGTGAACCTCACCAAGATCGCCCTCTTTATGACGGTGGGCTTCGCGGCCTGGTTCGTCGGCATGCATCTGCTCTTCGAGTACAACACCGTGCAGGCCGGCGAGGGCGTCGGCAACGAGTTCTACTACATCATCGCGGCCGTGATCGGCGGCTGCCTGCTCACCGGCGGCTATGGCTCGGCGATCGGCGCGGTCCTCGGCGCCTTCATCTTCGGCATGGTCAACCAGGGCATCGTCTACGCCAACTGGAACCCCGACTGGTTCAAGTTCTTCGTCGGCGTGATGCTGCTGCTCGCGACCCTCGTCAATCTGTGGGTGCGCCGTCAGGCCGCCAGGAGGTGA
- a CDS encoding sugar ABC transporter substrate-binding protein translates to MDLRLNRHRRAGLAALATAAVLLAAGCSSQGGKKAQEADSGIAAGKADTPRLKIAMITHAAPGDTFWDTVRKGAKSAAAKDNVDLVYSSNPSGADQANLIQNAINQKVDGIAVTLAKPDAMKGAIAKAKKAGIPVVAFNAGLEQWKSMGLLEYFGQDENIAGQAFGKHLNEIGAKHNICVIQEQGHVALEARCAGVKKTFKGKTDTLYVNGTDMPSVKSTIAAKLKQDSSIDYVVTLGAPFALTAVQSAKDAGGKAKVATFDLNKDLVSAVQSGDVQFAVDQQPYLQGYLSIDSLWLFKNNGNFSGGGEKPVLTGPAFVTKENVDTIAGFAKNGTR, encoded by the coding sequence ATGGACCTCAGACTCAATCGACACCGCAGAGCGGGCCTCGCCGCACTCGCCACCGCAGCCGTCCTCCTGGCCGCGGGCTGCAGCAGCCAGGGCGGCAAGAAGGCTCAGGAAGCCGACTCCGGCATCGCGGCCGGCAAGGCCGACACCCCGCGACTGAAGATCGCGATGATCACTCACGCGGCGCCCGGCGACACCTTCTGGGACACCGTGCGCAAGGGCGCCAAGTCCGCGGCGGCCAAGGACAATGTCGACCTCGTCTACTCCAGCAACCCCAGCGGAGCCGACCAGGCCAACCTGATCCAGAACGCGATCAACCAGAAGGTCGACGGCATCGCCGTCACCCTCGCCAAGCCCGACGCCATGAAGGGCGCGATAGCCAAGGCGAAGAAGGCCGGGATCCCGGTCGTCGCCTTCAACGCCGGACTCGAGCAGTGGAAGAGCATGGGTCTGCTGGAGTACTTCGGCCAGGACGAGAACATCGCGGGCCAGGCATTCGGCAAACATCTCAACGAGATCGGCGCCAAGCACAACATCTGTGTGATCCAGGAACAGGGCCATGTCGCCCTCGAAGCCCGCTGTGCGGGTGTGAAGAAGACCTTCAAGGGCAAGACGGACACCCTCTACGTCAACGGCACCGATATGCCGTCCGTCAAGTCGACCATCGCCGCCAAGCTCAAGCAGGATTCGAGCATCGACTACGTCGTCACCCTGGGCGCCCCGTTCGCCCTGACCGCCGTCCAGTCCGCCAAGGACGCGGGCGGCAAGGCCAAGGTCGCCACCTTCGACCTCAACAAGGACCTCGTCTCCGCCGTCCAGAGCGGCGACGTCCAGTTCGCCGTCGACCAGCAGCCCTATCTCCAGGGCTATCTGTCCATCGACTCCCTGTGGCTCTTCAAGAACAACGGCAACTTCAGCGGCGGCGGGGAGAAGCCCGTGCTGACCGGGCCCGCGTTCGTCACCAAGGAGAACGTGGACACCATCGCCGGGTTCGCCAAGAACGGAACGCGGTGA
- the iolC gene encoding 5-dehydro-2-deoxygluconokinase — protein MSEPYDLITMGRIGVDLYPLQTGVPLPQVESFGKFLGGSATNVAVSAARFGRRSAVISRTGADPFGDYIHQELRAFGVDDRFVTPVEQYPTPVTFCEIFPPDDFPLYFYRRPKAPDLEIHSAELDLDAIRATRIFWMTGTGLSEEPSRTSTLAALAARAKSGTTVFDLDWRPMFWADPDTARPFYAEALRHATVAVGNVDECEIATGAREPKACAQALLDAGVELAVVKQGPRGVLAVHRDGTTAEVPPVPVEVVNGLGAGDAFGGALCHGLLSGWPLERVMRYANASGAIVASRLACSSAMPTEAEVEALLGGG, from the coding sequence ATGAGTGAGCCGTACGACCTGATCACGATGGGCCGCATCGGAGTGGACCTGTATCCGCTGCAGACCGGTGTGCCACTGCCGCAGGTCGAATCGTTCGGTAAGTTTCTGGGCGGCTCGGCGACCAATGTCGCGGTCTCCGCGGCCCGCTTCGGCCGCCGCTCCGCGGTGATCAGCCGCACCGGGGCGGATCCGTTCGGCGACTACATCCATCAGGAGCTGCGGGCCTTCGGAGTGGACGACCGCTTCGTCACCCCCGTCGAGCAGTACCCCACCCCGGTCACCTTCTGCGAGATCTTCCCGCCCGACGACTTCCCGCTGTACTTCTACCGCCGCCCCAAGGCACCCGATCTGGAGATCCACTCCGCCGAGCTGGACCTGGACGCCATCCGCGCCACCCGGATCTTCTGGATGACCGGCACCGGGCTCAGCGAGGAGCCCAGCCGCACCAGCACCCTCGCCGCGCTCGCCGCCCGCGCCAAGAGCGGCACCACCGTCTTCGACCTCGACTGGCGGCCGATGTTCTGGGCCGACCCGGACACCGCCCGGCCCTTCTACGCCGAGGCGCTGCGCCATGCGACCGTCGCCGTCGGCAATGTGGATGAATGCGAGATCGCCACCGGTGCGCGCGAGCCCAAGGCGTGCGCGCAGGCGCTGCTGGACGCGGGCGTGGAGCTCGCCGTCGTCAAACAGGGCCCGCGCGGGGTGCTCGCCGTGCACCGCGACGGCACCACCGCGGAGGTCCCGCCCGTCCCGGTCGAGGTGGTCAACGGACTCGGCGCGGGCGACGCGTTCGGCGGCGCCCTGTGCCACGGGCTGCTCTCCGGCTGGCCCCTGGAGCGCGTCATGCGGTACGCCAACGCGTCGGGCGCCATCGTCGCGTCCCGCCTCGCCTGCTCCTCCGCGATGCCCACGGAAGCGGAGGTCGAGGCCCTGCTGGGTGGGGGCTGA
- a CDS encoding Cgl0159 family (beta/alpha)8-fold protein, whose protein sequence is MSISISDLVTVRSRHPEAIAEAAARRVRRPLIGDSGRLMIVAADHPARGALAVGGHKLAMANRVELLERLCVALSRPGVDGVLATADILEDLLLLGALEGKVVMGSMNRGGLAGASFELDDRFTGHRPQDLTRLRFDAGKLLLRIDYDDAGSLTTMVSTARAIDEMAERRLPVFVEPFISRRTGGKVVNDLSAEAVTKSIAIASGLAGTSAYTWLKVPVTDDADEMAAVMETSTLPAVLLGGDVGKSPQDQEEAYEKWRKALGLPTVQGLVVGRSLLYPAEGSVETAVDTAVGLL, encoded by the coding sequence TTGAGCATCAGCATTTCGGACCTCGTGACGGTGCGCAGCCGCCATCCGGAGGCCATCGCGGAGGCGGCCGCCCGCCGGGTCCGCCGCCCCCTCATCGGTGACAGCGGCCGTCTGATGATCGTGGCCGCCGATCACCCGGCGCGCGGCGCCCTCGCCGTCGGTGGCCACAAGCTGGCCATGGCCAACCGGGTCGAGCTGCTGGAGCGGTTGTGCGTGGCGCTGTCCCGTCCCGGGGTCGACGGGGTGCTCGCCACCGCCGACATCCTCGAGGACCTGCTGCTGCTCGGCGCCCTCGAGGGCAAGGTCGTCATGGGCTCGATGAACCGTGGCGGCCTCGCCGGGGCCTCGTTCGAGCTCGACGACCGGTTCACCGGGCACCGCCCCCAGGACCTGACCCGGCTGCGTTTCGACGCCGGCAAGCTGCTGCTGCGCATCGACTACGACGACGCCGGTTCGCTGACCACCATGGTCAGCACGGCCCGCGCCATCGACGAGATGGCCGAGCGGCGGCTGCCGGTCTTCGTCGAGCCGTTCATCTCCCGGCGCACGGGCGGAAAGGTCGTCAACGACCTGAGCGCCGAGGCCGTCACCAAGTCCATAGCCATCGCCTCCGGCCTCGCCGGAACCTCCGCCTACACCTGGCTGAAGGTGCCGGTCACCGACGACGCCGACGAGATGGCGGCGGTGATGGAGACGAGCACCCTGCCGGCGGTGTTGCTCGGCGGCGACGTGGGCAAGTCTCCGCAGGACCAGGAGGAGGCGTACGAGAAGTGGCGCAAGGCGCTGGGGCTGCCCACCGTGCAGGGGCTGGTCGTCGGGCGGTCGCTGCTCTATCCGGCGGAGGGCAGCGTCGAGACCGCCGTGGACACCGCCGTCGGCCTGTTGTGA
- the iolB gene encoding 5-deoxy-glucuronate isomerase: MTTNDPFPGFHMQAGKAADGPYAVDITPERAGWGYSSLRVLELPPGGSHSLATGDSEWIVLPLSGGCTVIAEGEAFELHGRESVFSGVSDFVYLPRDSHAQIASGAGGRFALTGARCERRLPARYGPASAVPVELRGSGNCSRQVNNFGAAGVFACDKLIAVEVLTPGGNWSSYPPHKHDQCRPGEESELEEIYYFEIAEAHGNEGIGYQRVSPSGHGRGTDVLAEVRSGDTVLIPDGWHGPSIAAPGHDMYYLNVMAGPEEERAWLICDHPDHAWIRSTWPDQPVDPRLPLYQAPDQAPDQAPDQAPDSAAPAGDPR, encoded by the coding sequence ATGACCACCAACGATCCGTTCCCCGGCTTCCATATGCAGGCCGGCAAGGCCGCCGACGGCCCCTACGCCGTGGACATCACCCCCGAGCGGGCCGGCTGGGGCTACTCCAGCCTGCGGGTCCTCGAGCTGCCGCCCGGCGGTTCGCACTCCCTGGCCACCGGTGACAGCGAGTGGATCGTGCTGCCGCTGAGCGGCGGCTGCACCGTGATCGCCGAGGGCGAGGCCTTCGAACTGCACGGCCGGGAGAGCGTGTTCAGCGGGGTGAGCGATTTCGTCTACCTGCCGCGCGACTCCCATGCCCAGATCGCCAGCGGGGCGGGAGGCCGCTTCGCGCTCACCGGCGCCCGCTGCGAGCGGCGGCTGCCCGCGCGCTACGGACCGGCCTCCGCCGTCCCCGTCGAGCTGCGCGGCAGCGGCAACTGCTCGCGCCAGGTGAACAACTTCGGCGCGGCAGGCGTCTTCGCCTGCGACAAGCTCATCGCCGTCGAGGTGCTCACCCCGGGCGGCAACTGGTCCTCGTACCCGCCGCACAAGCACGACCAGTGCCGCCCCGGCGAGGAGAGCGAGCTGGAGGAGATCTACTACTTCGAGATCGCCGAGGCCCACGGCAACGAGGGCATCGGCTACCAGCGGGTCTCCCCGTCGGGCCACGGCCGCGGCACCGACGTCCTCGCCGAGGTCCGCTCCGGGGACACCGTGCTGATCCCCGACGGCTGGCACGGCCCCTCCATCGCCGCCCCCGGCCATGACATGTACTACCTCAACGTCATGGCGGGCCCGGAGGAGGAGCGCGCCTGGCTCATCTGCGACCACCCGGACCACGCCTGGATCCGCTCGACCTGGCCGGACCAGCCCGTCGATCCCCGGCTGCCCCTGTACCAAGCACCCGATCAAGCCCCTGATCAAGCACCCGATCAAGCACCCGATTCCGCCGCACCCGCTGGAGACCCACGATGA
- the iolD gene encoding 3D-(3,5/4)-trihydroxycyclohexane-1,2-dione acylhydrolase (decyclizing), whose product MTASAVRRLTVAQALVEFLAHQYTERDGRRHRLINATWGIFGHGNVAGLGQALLESGPDTMPYLQGRNEQAMVHAAVGYARQNNRLAAQAVTTSIGPGATNLVTGAALATVNRLPVLLLPGDIFATRTADPVLQQLEVPYAGDLSVNDALRPVSRYFDRVMRPEALIPAALQAMRVLADPAETGAVTLALPQDVQAEAFDWPEEFFADRVWHVRRPAPETTEVAAAARTIRAARRPLIVAGGGVHHSEAEDALRALVDATGIPVASTQAGKGSLRYDHPADIGGIGHTGTAVADDLARTADLVIGVGTRYSDFTTASATLFADPAVRFLNLNITPFDAHKLGATTVVADARAALEALTAELAGDRVDETYEAEYRTGKAVWERRVDAAYAAGDETARPSQTQVLGALDAVVGDEDVVINAAGSLPGDLHKLWRARSPRQYHLEYGYSCMGYEIPGAIGVRLAAPATPVWALVGDGTYLMMPTEIVTAVQEGININIVLFQNHGYASIGGLSETTGGERFGTAYRYRAADGQYTGDPLPVDLAANAASLGMDVLRAGSVGELREALAAARASDRPTCVYVETETADTVSGAPEAQAWWDVPVAQTATRPAAVKAREDYDRQAAARRRHL is encoded by the coding sequence ATGACCGCTTCGGCAGTGCGCCGCCTGACCGTCGCCCAGGCGCTGGTGGAATTCCTCGCCCACCAGTACACCGAGCGCGACGGGCGGCGGCATCGTCTGATCAACGCCACCTGGGGCATCTTCGGCCACGGCAATGTGGCCGGGCTCGGCCAGGCGCTGCTGGAGTCCGGGCCGGACACCATGCCGTATCTCCAGGGCCGTAACGAGCAGGCGATGGTGCACGCCGCGGTCGGCTACGCCCGCCAGAACAACCGGCTCGCCGCCCAGGCCGTCACCACCTCCATCGGCCCCGGCGCCACCAACCTCGTCACCGGCGCGGCGCTCGCCACCGTCAACCGGCTGCCGGTGCTGCTGCTGCCCGGCGACATCTTCGCCACCCGGACCGCCGACCCGGTGCTGCAGCAGCTCGAAGTCCCGTACGCGGGCGACCTCTCGGTGAACGACGCGCTGCGCCCGGTCTCCCGCTACTTCGACCGGGTGATGCGCCCCGAGGCGCTGATCCCGGCCGCGCTGCAGGCCATGCGGGTGCTGGCCGACCCGGCCGAGACCGGCGCCGTCACCCTCGCCCTTCCGCAGGACGTCCAGGCCGAGGCGTTCGACTGGCCCGAGGAGTTCTTCGCCGACCGGGTCTGGCACGTCCGCCGCCCCGCCCCCGAGACGACCGAGGTGGCCGCCGCCGCGCGGACGATCCGCGCCGCCCGCCGGCCGCTGATCGTCGCGGGCGGCGGGGTCCACCACAGCGAGGCCGAGGACGCCCTGCGCGCGCTCGTGGACGCGACCGGCATCCCGGTGGCCTCCACCCAGGCCGGCAAGGGCTCGCTGCGCTACGACCACCCCGCCGACATCGGCGGGATCGGCCACACCGGCACCGCCGTCGCCGACGATCTCGCCCGCACCGCCGACCTGGTCATCGGCGTGGGCACCCGCTACAGCGACTTCACCACCGCCTCCGCGACCCTGTTCGCGGACCCGGCCGTGCGCTTCCTCAACCTCAACATCACGCCGTTCGACGCCCACAAGCTGGGCGCCACCACCGTGGTCGCCGACGCCCGCGCCGCGCTGGAAGCGCTCACCGCCGAGCTGGCAGGCGACCGGGTCGACGAGACGTACGAGGCCGAGTACCGCACCGGGAAGGCCGTGTGGGAGCGCCGGGTGGACGCCGCGTACGCCGCCGGGGACGAGACCGCCCGGCCGTCCCAGACCCAGGTGCTGGGCGCGCTGGACGCGGTCGTCGGCGACGAGGACGTGGTGATCAACGCGGCGGGGTCGCTGCCGGGCGATCTCCACAAGCTGTGGCGCGCCCGCTCCCCGCGCCAGTACCACCTCGAATACGGCTACTCCTGCATGGGCTACGAGATCCCCGGCGCCATCGGCGTACGGCTCGCGGCGCCCGCCACCCCGGTCTGGGCGCTGGTCGGCGACGGTACGTATCTGATGATGCCCACCGAGATCGTCACCGCGGTCCAGGAGGGCATCAACATCAACATCGTGCTGTTCCAGAACCACGGCTACGCCTCGATCGGCGGTCTTTCGGAGACCACCGGCGGCGAGCGCTTCGGCACCGCCTACCGCTACCGGGCCGCCGACGGGCAGTACACCGGCGATCCGCTCCCGGTCGATCTGGCCGCCAACGCCGCCTCGCTGGGCATGGACGTGCTGCGTGCCGGGAGCGTGGGCGAGCTGCGCGAGGCGCTGGCCGCGGCGCGCGCCTCGGACCGGCCCACATGTGTCTATGTGGAGACCGAAACGGCCGACACAGTGTCCGGCGCACCCGAGGCACAGGCGTGGTGGGATGTGCCTGTCGCCCAGACCGCGACCCGTCCGGCCGCCGTGAAGGCCCGCGAGGACTACGACCGGCAGGCCGCCGCACGCCGCCGCCACCTCTGA
- a CDS encoding CoA-acylating methylmalonate-semialdehyde dehydrogenase, translating to MKTVNHWIGGKTVEGATGAYGPVYNPATGAQDTQVALASVEEVDAAVAAAKEAFRSWGTVSLSKRTAILYKYRELLDAHRDEIAELITAEHGKVHSDALGEVARGLEIVELACGIAEKLKGELSTQVSTGVDVSSIRQPLGVVAGITPFNFPAMVPLWMFPVAIACGNTFVLKPSEKDPSASLRLAELATEAGLPDGVLNVVHGDKVAVDRLLEHPDIAAVSFVGSTPIAKYIQSRAIEHGKRVQALGGAKNHMLVLPDADLDFAADNAINAAYGSAGERCMAVSVVVAVGDIGDDLVKKIADRAAKLRIGPGNDPASEMGPLITKEHRDKVAGYVHGAAAQGAEVVVDGTGYTVDGHEDGFFIGVSLLDKVPPTADAYRDEIFGPVLCVVRAETYDEAIELINSSKWGNGTAIFTRDGGAARRFQLEVEAGMVGVNVPIPVPVGYHSFGGWKDSLFGDHHIYGNDGVHFYTRGKVVTTRWPEPSEEVGINLGFPKNH from the coding sequence ATGAAGACCGTCAACCACTGGATCGGCGGAAAGACCGTCGAGGGCGCGACCGGCGCGTACGGCCCGGTCTACAACCCCGCCACCGGCGCTCAGGACACCCAGGTCGCCCTGGCCTCCGTGGAAGAGGTCGACGCGGCCGTGGCCGCGGCCAAGGAGGCGTTCCGCTCCTGGGGCACGGTGTCGCTGTCCAAGCGCACCGCGATCCTCTACAAGTACCGCGAGCTGCTGGACGCCCACCGCGACGAGATCGCCGAGCTGATCACCGCCGAGCACGGCAAGGTCCACTCGGACGCGCTGGGTGAGGTGGCCCGTGGTCTGGAGATCGTGGAGCTGGCCTGCGGGATCGCCGAGAAGCTGAAGGGCGAGCTGTCCACCCAGGTCTCCACCGGGGTCGATGTGTCCTCGATCCGCCAGCCGCTCGGGGTGGTCGCGGGCATCACGCCGTTCAACTTCCCGGCGATGGTGCCGCTGTGGATGTTCCCGGTGGCCATCGCCTGCGGCAACACCTTCGTCCTCAAGCCCAGCGAGAAGGACCCGTCGGCCTCCCTCCGGCTGGCCGAGCTGGCCACCGAGGCGGGGCTGCCGGACGGGGTGCTCAATGTCGTCCATGGCGACAAGGTGGCCGTCGACCGGCTGCTGGAGCACCCGGACATCGCGGCCGTCAGCTTCGTCGGCTCCACGCCGATCGCCAAGTACATCCAGTCCAGGGCCATCGAGCACGGCAAGCGGGTGCAGGCGCTCGGCGGCGCCAAGAACCACATGCTGGTGCTGCCCGACGCCGACCTGGACTTCGCCGCGGACAACGCCATCAACGCGGCCTACGGCTCGGCCGGTGAGCGCTGCATGGCGGTCTCCGTCGTGGTCGCGGTCGGCGACATCGGCGACGACCTGGTGAAGAAGATCGCCGACCGGGCCGCCAAGCTCCGCATCGGCCCCGGGAACGACCCGGCCTCCGAGATGGGCCCGCTGATCACCAAGGAGCACCGCGACAAGGTCGCCGGCTATGTGCACGGGGCGGCGGCCCAGGGCGCCGAGGTGGTCGTGGACGGCACGGGGTACACCGTGGACGGCCATGAGGACGGCTTCTTCATCGGCGTCTCGCTGCTGGACAAGGTCCCGCCGACGGCCGACGCCTACCGTGACGAGATCTTCGGCCCGGTGCTGTGCGTGGTGCGCGCCGAGACCTACGACGAGGCCATCGAGCTGATCAACAGCTCCAAGTGGGGCAATGGCACGGCCATCTTCACCCGCGACGGCGGCGCCGCCCGCCGCTTCCAGCTGGAGGTGGAGGCGGGCATGGTCGGCGTCAATGTGCCGATTCCGGTGCCGGTGGGCTACCACTCCTTCGGCGGCTGGAAGGACTCGCTCTTCGGCGACCACCACATCTACGGCAACGACGGGGTGCACTTCTACACCCGCGGCAAGGTCGTCACCACCCGCTGGCCGGAGCCGTCGGAGGAGGTCGGCATCAACCTCGGGTTCCCGAAGAACCACTGA
- a CDS encoding alpha/beta hydrolase, whose protein sequence is MDIEALKTLKLHEFEEAATGYRSVSDMASQAKDALEQRITTQMRKALKGEAVDAAVVQLREVAKDFHYVQVECGLVGTALNAFAADTRPAQDKLKRALSEAAEHTFTVDADGSVAYPAAGEDPGGSPPQPGSASGSLSEQVRAIQRQAGNFDPNPNYAIAQGIANRIAEALKEATDADQKWAPQLRKLKADDDLIVSAGDWADAGKDTEGVRGAGKDYLDSLPQPPKEGSPKANADWWKGLDPEQQAAWTALQPNTVGGLDGLPATARDEANRIVLDEKRGQYQTELNGIPKPPANEWTWITSGMYPSKVHTDEWMEWDKKYGDQYRHLESSLKGMNAIQTRFDQTGEGGLPEAYLLGFSPEGNGRAIVANGNPDTARHQAVYVPGTTSNLSSIEGNVDRMTELWRQTQQATPDASVSTITWLGYDAPQSIVKDAPFEHYAYDGAPAYRKFMDGLDASHSGSGEPHRTAIGHSYGTTLIGAAAQTGDLNADDVIFAGSPGVKVGSADEMDAPKGHVWNEEADGDKVPDIGRWGHGGSQWKMGGGVFLIPSDDAFGAHQMNTHAEGSGPQATTGSEGHSEYWNKGTTALKNQALVVVGEYGDVTAAR, encoded by the coding sequence ATGGACATCGAGGCGCTGAAGACGCTCAAGCTGCACGAGTTCGAGGAAGCGGCGACCGGCTACCGCTCGGTCAGCGACATGGCGAGCCAGGCAAAGGACGCGCTGGAGCAGCGGATCACCACCCAGATGCGGAAGGCGCTGAAGGGTGAGGCGGTCGATGCCGCGGTCGTCCAACTGCGCGAGGTGGCGAAGGACTTCCATTACGTGCAGGTCGAGTGCGGCCTGGTCGGCACAGCCCTGAACGCCTTCGCGGCGGACACGCGCCCGGCGCAGGACAAACTGAAGCGGGCGCTGTCGGAGGCGGCCGAGCACACATTCACGGTGGACGCCGATGGCTCGGTGGCCTATCCGGCGGCCGGTGAGGACCCGGGCGGTTCCCCGCCGCAGCCCGGTTCGGCCAGCGGCAGCCTGTCCGAGCAGGTCCGGGCGATCCAGCGCCAAGCGGGCAACTTCGACCCGAACCCGAACTACGCGATAGCCCAGGGCATCGCCAACCGCATCGCGGAGGCCCTGAAGGAGGCCACAGACGCGGACCAGAAGTGGGCGCCGCAGCTGCGCAAGCTCAAGGCGGACGACGACCTGATCGTGTCCGCCGGGGACTGGGCGGACGCGGGGAAGGACACGGAGGGCGTCCGCGGGGCGGGCAAGGACTATCTGGACTCCCTGCCGCAGCCCCCGAAGGAGGGCAGCCCAAAGGCCAACGCGGACTGGTGGAAGGGTCTCGACCCCGAACAGCAGGCGGCCTGGACCGCGCTCCAGCCGAACACCGTCGGCGGGCTCGATGGCCTGCCCGCCACGGCTCGGGACGAGGCCAACCGTATCGTCCTCGACGAGAAGCGGGGCCAGTACCAGACGGAGCTGAACGGGATCCCCAAGCCGCCCGCGAACGAGTGGACGTGGATCACCTCCGGGATGTACCCCTCCAAGGTCCACACCGACGAGTGGATGGAGTGGGACAAGAAGTACGGCGACCAGTACCGGCACCTGGAATCGTCCCTCAAGGGCATGAACGCCATCCAGACCCGGTTCGACCAGACCGGCGAGGGCGGCTTGCCCGAGGCGTATCTGCTCGGCTTCAGTCCGGAGGGCAACGGACGGGCCATCGTGGCCAACGGCAACCCGGACACCGCTCGGCACCAGGCCGTGTACGTGCCCGGCACGACGTCGAACCTGAGCAGCATCGAGGGCAACGTCGACCGGATGACCGAGCTGTGGCGCCAGACACAGCAGGCGACACCGGACGCGTCTGTGTCGACCATCACCTGGCTCGGCTACGACGCCCCGCAGAGCATCGTCAAAGACGCCCCGTTCGAGCACTACGCCTATGACGGAGCGCCCGCTTACCGGAAGTTCATGGACGGTCTCGACGCCTCGCACAGTGGTTCCGGCGAGCCGCACCGCACGGCCATCGGGCACTCCTACGGCACCACCCTCATCGGAGCGGCGGCCCAGACAGGCGACCTCAACGCAGATGATGTGATCTTCGCCGGGAGCCCGGGGGTAAAGGTAGGTTCGGCCGATGAGATGGACGCTCCGAAGGGGCACGTGTGGAACGAGGAAGCAGACGGGGACAAAGTCCCGGACATCGGCCGCTGGGGTCATGGCGGCAGTCAGTGGAAGATGGGCGGCGGCGTATTCCTCATCCCCAGCGACGATGCCTTCGGCGCCCACCAGATGAACACGCACGCTGAGGGCAGTGGCCCCCAAGCGACCACGGGATCGGAAGGCCACAGTGAGTACTGGAACAAGGGCACGACCGCGCTGAAGAACCAAGCGCTGGTCGTGGTCGGCGAGTACGGCGACGTCACCGCTGCCCGGTAA